A genomic segment from Nicotiana tabacum cultivar K326 chromosome 7, ASM71507v2, whole genome shotgun sequence encodes:
- the LOC107819313 gene encoding putative glucose-6-phosphate 1-epimerase, whose amino-acid sequence MGQYAPIWDHTAAIEVTKDWNGIDQVLLRNSQGASLRVSLQGGQVTSWRNDRGEELLFNSSKSIFKSPKATRGGISVCFPQYGNGGSLEQLGFARNKIWTIEDDPPSLYSYDPQGKSFIDLLLKPSEDDLKFWPHGFEFRLRVSLASDGSLSLISRVRNINGKQFSFSFAYHTYFSVSDISEIRIEGLETLDYLDNLCQKERFTEQGDAITFESEIDRVYVSSPNRIAVLDHERKRTYLIRKEGLPDTVVWNPWDKKSKAMADFGDEEYKQMLCVDGAAIEKPITLKPGEEWTGRVELVVVPSSFCDL is encoded by the exons ATGGGGCAGTATGCACCAATCTGGGATCATACAGCAGCAATTGAAGTAACAAAAGATTGGAATGGGATTGATCAGGTTTTGCTTCGTAACTCTCAGGGTGCCTCTTTACGG GTGAGCTTGCAAGGAGGACAAGTTACTTCTTGGCGGAATGACAGAGGGGAAGAGCTCCTATTCAACAGCAGTAAG AGCATCTTCAAGTCTCCGAAAGCTACACGAGGAGGAATCTCTGTTTGCTTTCCACAG TATGGAAATGGTGGTTCACTTGAGCAACTTGGATTTGCAAGAAACAAAATCTGGACCATTGAGGATGACCCTCCATCTCTATACTCATATGACCCGCAAGGAAAATCTTTCATTGACTTACTGCTGAAACCTTCAGAAGATGATCTGAAATTCTGGCCTCATGG TTTTGAGTTTCGCCTTCGGGTTTCGCTGGCATCAGACGGAAGCTTGTCCTTGATATCTCGTGTTAGAAACATCAATGGCAAACAATTCAGCTTCTCATTTGCTTATCATACATACTTCTCTGTTTCAGACATAAG TGAAATAAGGATTGAAGGTTTAGAAACACTGGATTATCTAGACAATCTGTGCCAGAAAGAACGCTTTACAGAACAAGGAGATGCTATAACTTTTGAATCTGAG ATCGACAGAGTCTATGTTAGTTCTCCAAATCGTATTGCTGTTCTTGATCATGAAAGGAAACGAACATATCTGATAAGGAAGGAAGGATTGCCAGATACTG TTGTGTGGAATCCATGGGATAAGAAATCCAAAGCAATGGCGGATTTTGGTGACGAGGAGTACAAGCAGATGCTTTGTGTTGACGGGGCAGCAATAGAGAAACCCATCACATTGAAGCCAGGAGAGGAATGGACTGGTCGTGTAGAGCTTGTGGTCGTGCCATCGAGTTTTTGTGATCTTTAA